TGCGCGTCGCTCTTGCCGCAGCGCACGAGCAAACCGACCTGGTCGTGCTCGACCCGCTGTCGGACACCGAGTTCGTGCTGCGCAGGCCGGCGCTGTGGGCCATCGCGCAGTCGCAGCCGTGGCTGCCGAGCCACCTGAACCCCGAGGTGGTCGCCGCGATGCGCGCCAGCGTCAGCGAGGAACCGGCGGTCACCGACATCCAGCTCGCCTCCGGCGATCCGGCGGGAACCCTGGCCGGCCCGGAGCTCACCGTGCGCCTTGCCCTGATTGACGGGCTGGCGAAGCCCGCGCTCGACGCCACCCTGTCACGCCTTGCCTCACGCTGGGCGGCAGACGAGGTCATCGCGACCAAGGTGGATTCCCTGGCACTGCAGTTGGTGGCATCCGCGCACGATTGACACCCCTTCGGGGGCGGGAGGACAATCGGAGCCAGCATGCCCGACGTGTGCAGAATGCAGGTGCTCCCATGCGTGAAACGACGGTCGATGAAGCCGCTTCAGGCGGCGAACTGAGCCACTGGCAATACGGGCCACTTCTCGAGAGCACGGCCGAGCGCGCCAAACGCTGGCTGGACGGCGTGCCGGATCGGCCGGTTCCACCGCACTCCGGGATCGAGGAAGCCAAGAACGCGCTGGGCAGGAGCCTTCCCGACAACGGGCATGACGCCGCACGCGTGATCGAGAAACTGGTAGCGGGCGTTGAGCCGGGCCTGATGGCCATCCAGTCGCCGCGGTTCTACGGCTGGGTCATGGGCGGAACGCACCCGGTGGCGCTCGCGGCCGACTGGCTCGTCAGTTCCTGGGACCAGAACGCGGGTATGCGCTCGGTCACCCCGGGAGTAGTCGCCGCCGAAGAGATCGCGGGGGAGTGGGTCCTCGAGGTGTTGGGGCTGCCAGCTGGTTGCGCGGTCGGCTTCGTCACCGGCGCAACCGTAGCCAGCTTCGTCGGACTGTCCGCGGCCAGGCACCACGTGCTGGCGAACGCGGGGTGGGACGTCAACCGTGACGGCCTCTTCGGGGCTCCCCACATCAACTTCGTCGTCGGGCAGGAACGCCACAGTGCTGTCGACCTGGCCGGGCGCTACCTCGGCCTCGGCGCCCCGATGGTGATCCCGTCCGATGCGCAGGGCAGGATCCGGGTCGACCTGCTTGCCGATCACCTGGCCGACGTCGACGGGCCGACGATCGTGTGCCTGCAGGCCGGCAACGTGCACTCCGGGTCGTTCGACGACTTCCTCGGCGGCATTGAGATCGCCCACCAACGGCAGGCGTGGGCGCATATCGATGGTGCCTTCGGGCTCTGGGCGGCCGCCTCACCCCGGTTCGATTCACTGGTGGACGGGTTCCGGCGTGCCGACTCGTGGGCGACCGACGCGCACAAGACTCTCAACGTGCCCTACGACTGCGGAGTGGCAATCGTTGCCCACCCGGAGGCGCTGGCCGCGGCGTTCGGCGTCGAAGCCAGCTACTTGGCCACTGCGGAAGATGGCGCCAATCCGTACGACCTGGTCCCGGAGCTCTCCCGGCGTGCCCGTGGCGTGCCGGTGTGGGCGGCACTGCGCTGGCTCGGACGTTCTGGGGTGACCAAGCTGGTCGAGCGCCTCGCCGACGGTGCTGCAGGGCTCGCCGAGGGATTCCGTACTCTGCCGGGAGCGAAGGTCCTGAACGAGGTCGTCTTCACCCAGGTTTGCCTTGCCCTGCGCGACGACGCCACGACGATCGGCGTTGGCCAGTTGTTGCGCGACGAGGGCCTGGTCTTTGCCTCGCCGTCGAGATGGCACGATCGGGCGATCCTGCGTTTCTCGGTCAGCAATTGGGCGACGGATGCCCAGCAGGTCGAGTTGACCGTCGACGCCGTACGGCGCGCACTCGCGAAGTGGGAAGGCTAGCCCGCTAGTTGACCGGCCCGGTGTACTTCTCACCGGGTCCCTTGCCGGGCTCGTCCGGGAACGGCGACGCCTCACGGAACGCC
The Diaminobutyricimonas sp. LJ205 genome window above contains:
- a CDS encoding SseB family protein; amino-acid sequence: MALADSAGVPWEGRHFEQNVHAADDGSAPPALIEALRRFHEGSADASVVVDAFRDSRLLIPLVAHLGEAGENEHGHLIDKSQELSIVTVAGPDGRNVLPVFSSVTAMSRWNPDARPVPADGMRVALAAAHEQTDLVVLDPLSDTEFVLRRPALWAIAQSQPWLPSHLNPEVVAAMRASVSEEPAVTDIQLASGDPAGTLAGPELTVRLALIDGLAKPALDATLSRLASRWAADEVIATKVDSLALQLVASAHD
- a CDS encoding pyridoxal-dependent decarboxylase, encoding MRETTVDEAASGGELSHWQYGPLLESTAERAKRWLDGVPDRPVPPHSGIEEAKNALGRSLPDNGHDAARVIEKLVAGVEPGLMAIQSPRFYGWVMGGTHPVALAADWLVSSWDQNAGMRSVTPGVVAAEEIAGEWVLEVLGLPAGCAVGFVTGATVASFVGLSAARHHVLANAGWDVNRDGLFGAPHINFVVGQERHSAVDLAGRYLGLGAPMVIPSDAQGRIRVDLLADHLADVDGPTIVCLQAGNVHSGSFDDFLGGIEIAHQRQAWAHIDGAFGLWAAASPRFDSLVDGFRRADSWATDAHKTLNVPYDCGVAIVAHPEALAAAFGVEASYLATAEDGANPYDLVPELSRRARGVPVWAALRWLGRSGVTKLVERLADGAAGLAEGFRTLPGAKVLNEVVFTQVCLALRDDATTIGVGQLLRDEGLVFASPSRWHDRAILRFSVSNWATDAQQVELTVDAVRRALAKWEG